In Streptomyces violaceusniger Tu 4113, one DNA window encodes the following:
- a CDS encoding spermidine synthase, producing MRARLLLASATMLFVELALIRWTGANIVHLSYFSNFILLGSFLGIGLGFLMPAGRGQWITRWAPVPLAVLVVLVREFPVQVRQTSGEVIYFTAVKTTGLPQWVTLPVLFGLTALIMMAIGKMTADQFRKLPSLEAYRYDLLGSLTGSVSFGLLSWLRAPSVVWGVLAAVALLTLGGRRNAIRYTVPLALMVAVLALETAASGISWSPYYKIEVTRPTSGSRDYKISANGVPHQSIAPLKVLGRPDSPYEQPYRETPRNSHRRVLVIGAGNGNDVAMALAHGAQRVDAVEIDPRLQEIGASLHPARPYANPRVHVHINDGRAFLERTKTRYDLVVLALPDSLTLVSGASNLRLESYLFTRQAFEAAHRHLAPGGAFAMYNYYRQNWLIDRFGSTLTSVFGHAPCITHYGGKKAAILVAGVTSSDQSCTASAWRPSGPVPSAASDDHPFPYLLHRTIPTLYIGVLGAILLVTLVSVRLTGVRLRRTARYVDMFLLGAAFMLLETKNVIGFALYFGTTWLVNAMVFAGVLVAVLCAVEVRRRLRRVNQLVLQLMLFASLAIAWLIPSHLVLGLPFAPRLAAAIALAFAPIFCANLIFSDRLAATSDPTAAFGANLLGSLFGGTLEYLALLTGYQALLLVVAVLYAGACVAMRFTRRGSGDVTSHEPLTVQTAPRP from the coding sequence GTGCGCGCGAGGCTGCTGCTGGCCAGCGCCACCATGCTCTTCGTCGAGCTCGCGCTGATCCGGTGGACCGGCGCCAATATCGTCCATCTGAGCTATTTCTCGAACTTCATCCTCTTGGGCTCGTTCCTCGGGATCGGCCTGGGATTCCTCATGCCCGCCGGGCGTGGGCAGTGGATCACCCGCTGGGCGCCCGTCCCGCTCGCCGTTCTCGTCGTCTTGGTGCGCGAGTTCCCCGTGCAGGTGCGGCAGACCAGCGGCGAGGTCATCTACTTCACCGCCGTGAAGACCACCGGTCTGCCCCAGTGGGTGACCCTGCCGGTGCTCTTCGGACTGACCGCGCTGATCATGATGGCGATCGGGAAGATGACGGCCGATCAGTTCCGTAAACTGCCCTCGCTGGAGGCCTACCGCTACGACCTGCTGGGCTCGCTCACCGGCTCGGTGTCCTTCGGGCTGCTTTCCTGGCTGCGCGCACCGTCGGTGGTGTGGGGTGTGCTCGCCGCGGTGGCATTGCTGACCCTCGGCGGCCGCCGCAACGCCATCCGGTACACGGTCCCGCTCGCCTTGATGGTGGCCGTCCTGGCGCTGGAGACGGCGGCCAGCGGTATCTCCTGGTCCCCGTACTACAAGATCGAGGTGACCAGGCCGACCTCCGGCAGCCGGGACTACAAGATCTCCGCCAATGGCGTACCGCATCAGTCCATCGCCCCGCTGAAGGTGCTCGGACGCCCCGACTCCCCGTACGAGCAGCCCTACCGCGAAACCCCGAGGAACTCCCATCGCCGGGTGCTGGTCATCGGCGCCGGCAACGGCAACGACGTGGCGATGGCGCTCGCCCACGGCGCCCAGCGGGTGGACGCGGTGGAGATCGACCCCCGGCTGCAGGAGATCGGTGCGTCACTGCACCCGGCCCGGCCCTACGCCAACCCCCGGGTGCACGTGCACATCAACGACGGCCGGGCATTCCTCGAGCGCACCAAGACCCGCTACGACCTGGTCGTCCTCGCCCTGCCGGACTCCCTGACCCTGGTCTCGGGCGCCAGCAACCTGCGCCTGGAGAGCTACCTGTTCACCCGGCAGGCATTCGAGGCGGCCCACCGCCACCTCGCCCCCGGCGGCGCGTTCGCCATGTACAACTACTACCGGCAGAACTGGCTCATCGACCGGTTCGGCTCCACGCTTACCTCCGTCTTCGGACACGCCCCCTGCATCACCCACTACGGAGGCAAGAAGGCGGCCATCCTGGTGGCCGGTGTCACGTCCAGCGACCAGTCCTGCACCGCCTCCGCCTGGCGCCCCTCGGGCCCGGTGCCCTCGGCCGCCAGTGACGACCATCCGTTCCCGTATCTGCTGCACCGCACCATCCCCACCCTCTACATCGGGGTCCTGGGCGCGATCCTGCTGGTGACCCTGGTGTCCGTACGGCTGACCGGGGTCCGGCTGCGGCGCACCGCCCGCTATGTCGACATGTTCCTGCTCGGCGCGGCGTTCATGCTGCTGGAGACCAAGAACGTGATCGGCTTCGCCCTCTACTTCGGCACCACGTGGCTGGTCAACGCCATGGTCTTCGCGGGGGTGCTGGTCGCCGTGCTGTGCGCGGTGGAGGTGCGGCGCAGGCTGCGCCGGGTCAATCAGCTCGTGCTGCAACTGATGCTCTTCGCCAGCCTCGCGATCGCCTGGCTGATCCCGTCCCATCTGGTGCTGGGACTGCCCTTCGCCCCTCGGCTGGCCGCCGCGATCGCGCTGGCCTTCGCCCCCATCTTCTGCGCCAACCTCATCTTCTCCGACCGGCTGGCGGCGACCTCCGACCCCACGGCGGCCTTCGGCGCCAACCTGCTGGGCTCCCTGTTCGGCGGCACCCTGGAGTATCTGGCCCTGCTCACGGGTTATCAGGCGCTGCTGCTGGTCGTGGCGGTGCTGTACGCGGGTGCCTGTGTCGCCATGCGCTTCACCCGCCGCGGCTCCGGCGACGTCACCAGCCATGAACCACTCACCGTGCAGACGGCGCCACGCCCCTGA
- a CDS encoding sialidase family protein, with product MTTPYRRHLLPTLLTLLTVLGSLLAVQAPPAAAASGTLLRDGTGLYPRALRLAHNGAANGRVLASVVTFRGSDGIGAIYESTDDGATFRQVGEVADPEASGGQGECCATLYELPQAVGGMPAGTLLWSASIGQDEPDRRMAIRVFRSNDQGRTWSYLSTVATAPSTKGLWEPEFSIDSSGRLVAHYSDETDPAHSQKLIAARSADGITWEGHHATVASNLASDRPGMPIVRKLPDGQYFMAYEICAAQGQYSCVVHYRTSQDGWNWGDPAHLGYRPETADGKYFTHTPNLAWAPEAGNPRGKLFLIGQVLNNADGSTATGSGATVWTNSNGGTGAWRSIPAPVRVDSKVVDWCPNYSSALLPSADGSRVLEIATDYVGTVCKPFFATAGS from the coding sequence ATGACTACGCCGTACCGAAGACACCTCCTGCCCACTCTGCTGACTCTCCTGACCGTCTTGGGCTCGCTCCTGGCCGTCCAGGCGCCCCCGGCCGCGGCCGCCTCCGGCACCCTGCTGCGCGACGGCACCGGCCTCTACCCCCGCGCCCTGCGGCTCGCGCACAACGGCGCCGCCAACGGCCGCGTCCTCGCTTCGGTGGTCACCTTCCGCGGCTCGGACGGGATCGGCGCCATCTACGAGAGCACCGACGACGGCGCCACCTTCCGCCAGGTGGGCGAGGTGGCCGACCCCGAGGCGTCGGGCGGACAGGGCGAATGCTGCGCCACCCTGTACGAACTGCCGCAGGCGGTCGGCGGCATGCCCGCCGGGACCCTGCTGTGGTCCGCCTCCATCGGCCAGGACGAGCCGGACCGCCGGATGGCCATCCGGGTCTTCCGCAGCAATGACCAGGGCCGCACCTGGTCCTATCTGTCCACCGTGGCCACCGCCCCCAGCACCAAGGGGCTGTGGGAGCCGGAGTTCTCCATCGATTCCAGTGGGCGCCTGGTGGCCCACTACTCGGACGAGACCGACCCCGCCCACAGCCAGAAGCTGATCGCCGCCCGCAGTGCCGACGGGATCACCTGGGAGGGCCACCACGCCACCGTCGCCAGCAACCTCGCCTCCGACCGGCCCGGTATGCCCATCGTGCGCAAGCTGCCCGACGGCCAGTACTTCATGGCGTACGAGATCTGCGCCGCCCAGGGGCAGTACTCATGCGTGGTCCACTACCGGACCTCGCAGGACGGCTGGAACTGGGGCGACCCCGCGCACCTCGGCTACCGTCCCGAAACCGCCGACGGCAAGTACTTCACCCATACGCCGAACCTCGCCTGGGCCCCCGAGGCCGGCAACCCCCGGGGCAAGCTGTTCCTCATCGGTCAGGTGCTGAACAACGCCGACGGCAGCACCGCCACCGGCAGCGGTGCCACCGTGTGGACCAACAGCAACGGTGGCACCGGGGCGTGGCGTTCCATCCCCGCACCCGTGCGGGTGGACTCCAAGGTGGTCGACTGGTGCCCCAACTACAGCTCGGCGCTGCTGCCCTCGGCGGACGGCAGCCGTGTGCTGGAGATCGCCACGGACTACGTCGGCACCGTGTGCAAGCCCTTCTTCGCCACCGCGGGGAGCTGA
- a CDS encoding response regulator: MIDVLVVDDDFHVAEINAAYVAQVPGYRVTARAHTAAQALATLERTPVDLVLLDHYLPDETGLTLVRRMRQLGHHADVIMVTAACDVATVQAAMRHGALQYLVKPFSFAGLRAKLDGYAGLRRTLEGVGGRGETGQERVDRIFGAFAAADTSGPALPKGHSAPTVDLIRRVLDQADQPLSAHEVAERTGISRSTAQRYLKYLEHAGRISLTLKYGDTGRPEHRYTWVAVN; this comes from the coding sequence ATGATTGACGTTCTTGTCGTGGACGACGACTTCCACGTCGCCGAGATCAACGCCGCGTATGTGGCCCAGGTGCCCGGCTACCGGGTCACCGCCCGCGCCCATACCGCCGCCCAGGCCCTCGCGACCCTCGAACGCACTCCGGTCGACCTCGTCCTGCTCGACCACTATCTGCCGGACGAGACCGGGCTGACCCTGGTGCGGCGGATGCGCCAGCTCGGCCACCACGCCGACGTCATCATGGTGACGGCGGCCTGTGATGTGGCCACCGTCCAGGCCGCCATGCGCCATGGCGCACTGCAGTACCTGGTAAAACCGTTCAGCTTCGCCGGGCTGCGGGCCAAGCTGGACGGCTACGCGGGGCTGCGCCGCACCCTGGAGGGCGTCGGCGGGCGCGGCGAGACCGGCCAGGAGAGGGTGGACCGGATCTTCGGCGCCTTCGCAGCCGCCGACACTTCCGGCCCCGCCCTCCCCAAAGGCCACTCCGCGCCCACCGTCGACCTCATACGGCGGGTCCTGGACCAGGCCGACCAGCCGCTCTCCGCCCACGAAGTGGCGGAGCGCACGGGTATCAGCCGCTCCACGGCCCAGCGCTATCTGAAGTACCTCGAACATGCGGGCCGCATCAGCCTCACCCTCAAGTACGGGGACACCGGCCGTCCCGAACACCGCTACACATGGGTGGCGGTGAACTGA
- a CDS encoding D-2-hydroxyacid dehydrogenase family protein: protein MKLRCAVLDDYQDVALSAADWSGVLDAVDVTPVHEYIADEDAVAEAIGDCEIVVIMRERTPFPASLFARLPRLRLLVTTGMRNASVDLEAAARHGVTVCGTGGGSQPTTELTWALILGLARHVVPESTALRDGGPWQSTVGSDLYGRRLGLLGLGRIGTQVARVGRAFGMEVAAWSENLTAERAEAEGVRPAGSKEELLETSDIVSVHLVLSDRTRGLLGAAELRRMRPTALLVNTSRAAIVDQAALAEALRDGWIAGAAVDVFEREPLPPGDPFRTLPNLLATPHLGYVTRGNYERFYGDVVEDIRAYLEGAPLRRLTPPA from the coding sequence ATGAAGCTGCGCTGCGCCGTGCTCGACGACTATCAGGACGTGGCGCTGTCGGCGGCCGACTGGTCCGGTGTGCTCGACGCGGTGGACGTGACGCCGGTCCATGAGTACATCGCCGATGAGGACGCGGTGGCCGAGGCGATCGGGGACTGCGAGATCGTGGTCATCATGCGGGAGCGCACGCCCTTTCCCGCGTCGCTGTTCGCCCGGCTGCCACGGCTGAGGCTGCTGGTGACCACGGGGATGCGCAACGCGTCGGTCGACTTGGAGGCCGCCGCCCGCCACGGCGTGACCGTGTGCGGCACGGGCGGCGGCTCGCAACCGACCACCGAGCTCACCTGGGCGCTGATCCTGGGGCTCGCCCGCCATGTGGTGCCGGAGAGCACGGCGCTGCGGGACGGCGGTCCGTGGCAGAGCACCGTCGGCTCCGATCTGTACGGCCGCCGTCTGGGGTTGCTGGGGCTGGGACGGATCGGCACCCAGGTGGCGCGGGTCGGCCGGGCCTTCGGCATGGAGGTGGCCGCCTGGAGCGAGAATCTGACGGCCGAGCGCGCGGAGGCGGAGGGGGTGCGGCCGGCCGGCTCCAAGGAGGAGCTGCTGGAGACCAGCGACATCGTCTCGGTGCATCTGGTGCTCAGCGACCGCACCCGGGGGCTGCTGGGCGCGGCGGAGCTGAGGCGGATGCGTCCCACGGCCCTTCTGGTGAACACCTCCCGCGCGGCGATCGTGGACCAGGCGGCGCTCGCGGAGGCGCTGCGGGACGGCTGGATCGCGGGCGCGGCGGTCGATGTGTTCGAACGGGAGCCGCTGCCGCCGGGCGATCCGTTCCGTACCCTGCCGAATCTGCTGGCCACCCCGCACCTCGGCTATGTCACCCGGGGCAACTACGAGCGGTTCTACGGCGATGTGGTGGAGGACATCCGCGCCTATCTGGAGGGTGCGCCGCTCCGTCGGCTGACCCCGCCCGCCTGA
- a CDS encoding ATP-binding protein: protein MRIRWPRRVSGQVLAAQLSITAGVMVLATALFLAPLSSEIDNQAMHQALAIAQTTAADPDIARDLTATEPTPSGPVQRAAERIRRATGALYIVVMDSRGVRWSHTTTARIGEHVSTDPGEALSGREVLQIDVGTLGRSARAKVPLRAGDGRLVGAVSVGIGYGSVRDQLLAAVPRLLLYAGAALGVGVLAAIAVSRQLRRRTHGVAFADISALLDEREAMLHGIREGVVAFDRHGRIRLINDEAGRLLGVRPDATGRTLEESLPPGRTTDVLAGRVDGADLLTVSGARVLVANRMPTEDGGAVATLRDRTELELLGRELDSTRGLLDALRAQDHEHANRLHTLLGLLELGMHERAAQFVAELTNARRASAEQISERVYDPLLSALLVGKSAIVAERGVALRISPATLLPGRVVDPRDLVTVLGNLIDNALDAVAAHPSPTPFIEVELRAEGTTAVLRVSDTGPGVPPGMREQIFTEGWSTKRPARTGSPDARPDAHEGFATVSPRGRGIGLALVRRLAERYGGMARVTARAGGGAVFTVVLPEALTGDDTPTHEFTAAGESR, encoded by the coding sequence ATGCGCATCCGATGGCCCCGGCGTGTCTCCGGCCAGGTGCTCGCCGCGCAGCTTTCCATCACCGCCGGGGTGATGGTGCTGGCGACCGCGCTGTTCCTGGCCCCGCTCAGCTCCGAGATCGACAACCAGGCGATGCACCAGGCGCTCGCCATCGCCCAGACCACCGCGGCCGATCCGGACATCGCGCGGGACCTCACCGCCACCGAGCCCACCCCCTCGGGTCCGGTGCAGCGGGCGGCCGAACGGATCCGCCGGGCCACCGGGGCGCTGTACATCGTGGTGATGGACTCCCGGGGGGTGCGCTGGTCGCACACCACCACCGCCCGGATCGGCGAACATGTCTCCACCGATCCGGGCGAGGCGCTCTCGGGCCGGGAGGTTCTGCAGATAGACGTGGGGACGCTCGGTCGCTCGGCCCGCGCCAAGGTGCCGCTGCGCGCCGGGGACGGACGGCTCGTCGGGGCCGTGTCGGTGGGCATCGGCTACGGCAGCGTGCGCGACCAGTTGCTGGCGGCGGTGCCCCGGCTGCTGCTGTACGCGGGGGCGGCGCTCGGGGTGGGTGTGCTGGCGGCGATCGCCGTCTCGCGCCAACTGCGCCGCCGTACGCACGGTGTCGCGTTCGCCGACATCTCGGCGCTGCTGGACGAGCGGGAGGCGATGCTGCACGGCATCCGCGAAGGCGTCGTGGCCTTCGACCGGCACGGCCGGATCCGCCTGATCAACGACGAGGCGGGGCGGCTGCTCGGGGTCCGCCCGGACGCCACCGGGCGCACCCTGGAGGAGTCACTGCCACCGGGCCGTACCACCGATGTGCTGGCGGGGCGGGTGGATGGGGCGGATCTGCTGACGGTCAGCGGCGCCCGGGTGCTGGTGGCCAACCGCATGCCGACCGAGGACGGCGGGGCGGTGGCGACCCTGCGCGACCGCACCGAGCTGGAGTTGCTGGGCCGCGAGCTGGACAGCACCCGCGGGCTGCTGGACGCGCTGCGCGCCCAGGACCACGAACACGCCAACCGGCTGCACACCCTGCTGGGGCTGCTGGAGCTGGGAATGCACGAGCGGGCGGCGCAGTTCGTGGCCGAGCTCACCAACGCCCGGCGTGCCTCGGCCGAGCAGATCTCCGAACGGGTGTACGATCCGCTGCTGTCGGCGCTGCTGGTCGGCAAGTCGGCCATCGTGGCCGAGCGCGGAGTGGCCCTGCGTATCTCGCCCGCGACCCTGCTGCCCGGGCGGGTGGTCGATCCGCGCGATCTGGTGACCGTGCTCGGCAACCTCATCGACAACGCGCTGGACGCGGTGGCCGCACACCCCTCCCCCACGCCGTTCATCGAGGTGGAGTTGAGGGCCGAGGGCACCACCGCCGTACTGCGGGTGAGCGACACCGGTCCGGGGGTGCCACCGGGGATGCGCGAACAGATCTTCACCGAGGGCTGGTCCACCAAACGGCCCGCCCGCACCGGCTCCCCGGACGCCCGGCCCGATGCCCATGAGGGGTTCGCCACGGTGTCGCCGCGCGGCCGGGGCATAGGACTGGCCCTGGTACGGCGACTGGCCGAGCGATACGGGGGCATGGCCCGGGTCACCGCCCGGGCGGGTGGCGGGGCGGTGTTCACCGTCGTCCTGCCCGAGGCCCTCACCGGGGACGACACACCCACTCATGAGTTCACCGCAGCAGGAGAGTCACGATGA
- a CDS encoding ABC transporter ATP-binding protein — MSSHTSPAIELRGTSKAFRTPSGALHTAVRDLDLTVGHGEFVAVVGPTGCGKSTTLTLVSGLEEPTEGEVLVAGEPVRGIASNVGFVFQQDAVFPWRSVLSNVMAGPRFRGVPKPEAKERAREWLARVGLTSFEDRYPHQLSGGQRKRVALAATFVNDPEILLMDEPFSALDVQTRALMSDELLELWAGTGACVVFVTHDLEESIALADKVVVMTAGPATVKEVFEIDLPRPRKVESVRLEPRFVEIYREIWSSLGEEVRITRERGAVDA; from the coding sequence ATGAGCAGCCATACCAGCCCCGCCATCGAGCTGCGGGGAACGAGCAAGGCGTTCCGGACACCGTCCGGGGCCCTCCACACCGCGGTCAGGGATCTCGACCTGACGGTTGGGCACGGTGAGTTCGTCGCCGTCGTCGGGCCCACGGGTTGTGGAAAGTCCACAACACTGACGCTGGTCAGCGGGTTGGAGGAGCCCACCGAGGGCGAGGTGCTGGTGGCCGGTGAGCCGGTCCGCGGCATCGCCTCCAACGTCGGCTTCGTCTTCCAGCAGGACGCGGTGTTCCCCTGGCGCAGCGTGCTGTCGAATGTGATGGCCGGCCCGCGTTTTCGCGGTGTGCCCAAGCCGGAGGCGAAGGAACGGGCCCGTGAATGGCTGGCCCGGGTCGGCCTCACCTCCTTCGAGGACCGCTATCCGCATCAGCTTTCGGGCGGTCAGCGCAAGCGCGTGGCGCTCGCGGCGACCTTCGTCAACGACCCCGAGATCCTGCTGATGGACGAGCCGTTCTCGGCGCTCGACGTGCAGACCCGCGCGCTGATGTCGGACGAACTGCTGGAGCTGTGGGCGGGGACCGGCGCCTGCGTCGTCTTCGTCACCCACGACCTGGAGGAGTCCATCGCCCTGGCCGACAAGGTCGTCGTGATGACGGCCGGACCGGCCACCGTCAAGGAGGTCTTCGAGATCGATCTGCCCCGGCCCCGCAAGGTCGAGTCGGTGCGGCTGGAGCCGCGGTTCGTGGAGATCTACCGGGAGATCTGGTCCTCGCTCGGCGAAGAGGTCCGCATCACCCGCGAGAGGGGTGCCGTCGATGCCTGA